The region TCGTCTCTTCGTCTGCAGCTTAACCAACacgtaccagcaccaccaccctgctAGCCCCTTTTTGGCATGTTGAGAGGTGGTGAGCGCATAATTTTCACCGCTCTTGCGCGCCcgctcgcacacaccaccCTGTGCGCCGACACGCTGACCTATTTtcaagcagcaccaacagcagcagcagcagcagcagcaacgctagCAGTCTCTACAGCACGGAGAGGGATAGAAGATGTTGGCGAAGGATTGGCCCAAGGCAAAAGGAATTCGAGCTTCGCTTCTCCTCGTCTCCTTCTCATCTCTCGCCCGTTTCGTCTCCCTATGGAACCGCCACTGGAGAagaccggtggccggttttgTGGCTGGCGCCTCGACGATTGCAGACACTATTTACGCCTTTCGCTCGACAGGCACCACGATCGCGGCTGCCTGATCAGCtgatcgtaaaaaaaatgagggagaagaagaagaagcagaaaaaatcCCAGCGTCCTTCCCCACCAGTTCCCggagtaggagcagcagcagcagcatcctcttGCGTTGCGCCAGACAATCGGATTCATGCATGCTGATGCCACATCATATCTACCTCTTGGCGCTTTGGTTTCACCTTCAAAGTGAGATGAGTGGACGACGGAGATGAGATGCGCAGAGAtgctgtctctgtgtgtcgcTGTGTGTGTCACATTCGCTGCGATATTGCGTAATATCATGGCCGCTCGTGCGTCGCTCTTGCGCGCGccctaaaaaaaaatctcgttTCAAGTTCACAAGCTACTagctttccgttttctttgcctttcttCGCGCACAGTCGCGGACAGTCGCACGAAAGTGAGGCGCATTGTTTGGCTTAACAATTACGTCGAGCGTCCGCGTGTCTGCTGGCCTCCCTTATcccggctggctgcctggctgcacgatcacgatgaacTTGAACTGATGTCACTCAAGCAAAAGCAGATTCATGCTGACCACCAGTCGCTGCAGTGTTATTTATATATGGAACGTAACGTTATTATGCTCAAGTGGGCCACGGGCTCCGGGGCGCGTGTTTACACCTCGTCATGACCTCGAAACCAGGGTGTGTCACGTCCACTCGTGCAGAATGGTCCCAGCAGTGGCTACCGCAATTGTATCGATTCGAGTCGCGGGCACAAGCTCCCGCAATGTCTCACCTTGTgatcaagagagagagtgagagtgagattGCTCATTAGGGACCGCAAACCGTGTACCGTGTGGCCAATCGTTATGAAATGATCGTTGCATTAAGCGGCCTTAGGGCCAGGATGTACACACTCGTgccgctctcactctctctctctctctctctctctctctccatcttgGAGTCATTTTCGTGTTGCAAACTGTGTCATACTGGGTGTACTACACCCTCCCCCTGTTAAGACCACATCTCGTGCGAACTGATCAATCAGCGCGGACCGTCGCTCGATGAAAAGGAACCCTTAGCGATCCGGCTAgtcagcaagccagccagcgagcgcaaATTGACAGGAACCTGCCGACTGCGTTTCGAAACTGCGGCAACTCGATTTTGAATGAATCATTCCGGAGTGGAGCGCGGTGTTGCAAGGGACTTTGAGCCGGTTCGCACATGATCCGTCCGGGCGGGTTGTGGAATCggcagaaaaacaaagaaagaaccccccaaaaaacaccggCCTGCACCGGTACAAGGCCGGCTGATGAAACGCCAGCGCCACTCCggtcgttgattgttttgttatgtttgttattgttgttgctggagctAGAGGCCGCTGGCGGGGGTGAGAAGTGGACACATGTTCCACTATCCGGTACCGTATTCCGACggcagagagaggcagagacaACCTACCGATCGTTTGTGGCGGCAAACGCTTTCGTTGCGATGTCGGTGTGGACAGGTTTCAGCAGACAAAGGCACAGGACAAGATTGAGTTGCCagattggtttggtttcattttgatgtgagagatggatggaaaacttttctctcgctccctgAGGCCATGAaataatgatggcgatggggaAGGAAGGTGAGGACTGACAATTAAGCAAACGACATTGTCTTAGCTAGAACAAGGCGCCACCTGAAACGCCCCATAGGCTACCTCTTGGCACCATAGTGCACCTGCTGACCAAGCAAAGCTGCACACCGCACCCCTCCGCAGGAATCTAGGTCAGTGTATGGTGCTTGGTTCTATTTTATAGCGTCCACACTATGAAAGTTTTGACTTTGAGAAATTGGCAAAACTAAAGAGAGCTGTTATTTCCTTCGTTTTGAAAATctaaaaaatattttgaaattaGCAATTAAAGGAGATGGCGTTGAATTGTAGCTGCTGGTCTTTCTTTTTAAACATCTAAAGTGTTGGCAAACCGTTTTATTATCGTACGTTGCTAAGAAAACGGGATCCACAACCCGAAATGAACGTATTGGTTCAAAACCAATTGAAGAAccacaagaaaaaaatgacAACTTAATCTCAAGAACTGTGTCTAGAGCTACGGAACATTTTTCGCCAATATACTAAAGAGTGAACAAGAGGCCCAAGAGCACCGGAGCCCCAGTTACCACGGCCTACATTACGGCCTCGGATCCGATCCGTACCGATCCGTGGCTCAGCTTCTTACCTCAGAACCATTCTACGTGTCTTCTAGGCACGGAGGCTTGGCCTGTGACACTCTGACTGACCAACTCTGTTTTTGGGGCTCACACACCATGGCCTCCGGTTCGCTAGgtcgctggctagctggcctaCGCCTTTTGCgaaatggttgtttgtttttaattgctGGTGGTACGCAACACGTTTTAggttctgttgctggtgcgtgctctctccctgtctcacTCACACTTGCACTCTCTTTCCAGCGTTGACAAGCGTGAATGCGCTTGGGCGAAGAGGCGAAGGGGAAGCGGACAGTGGCCATGATTAGCACCGACGAAGATCTAGAATGGTGTATCTCTCGCTGTCTTGTGTTTGCCATCGCTTGACGCACCACCACAGCGTGCGTTCCGTGGCGCAATCGGTCGCCGGTCCACCCCGTTCCTCTTTGCCGGTCGCATCGTCTGCAAAATGCTCCTCCGTGAAGGACACCAAAAAGACACCAGAAGGTACAcgagtagctgctgctgccgctgctactggtgctggaaGCCATGTTCTCCGGCGGCGGTATCGGGGTTTGGTCATCACGAGGCTGCTCGCGGCGCGGCGCTGATTAGCCGCAATGGCGGTGGACCCTTCTTTGCTCCGAATCCGAGGGCTCCAAACTCCAACTGTTCTCGAACGCTGACCGGTGTGACCATTTTGGCGCGATCGTGCGCCCACCGCGCTTGCGTGCAATCCTTATTCGCGATCTCACGCGGTCACCTCCGCCggttctgcaaaaaaaaacctctcgcGCCAGGTTACCCGATTAGCAGCTTTCGAGGCCAAAGCGCGAGGAGCGCGGATCGTGGATTTCGAAAAGAGTGCTTCGTGCCTTCGTGCATCTCGGCCACAATGTGCCCCTAGCAGCGTCTGTCAGTGGCTATCAGTGttagagaagaaagaagaataatTAGAATTTCGTTTACTATCCGTGGCCACCAATTGGTCACCGAGCTAGGGTACTAGGACACCTTAGGAGTGCTGAGGACTAGCCCGTTGGGCATTTGCATAGCAGCTTAACTACCTCAGAGctgggttgctgttgctccacaGCCTCCGCCACAGCCTCGGCAGAACAATAATTACCTCACTTTCCTTACCCGGTTAATTGCCGACCAACCGGTTTGCTGTGCTTGGATCAGATTCGAGATCTTTCTTCGCAAACGCACTTCTTGCTCGTTCCTGCTTGCCTCAGTGGAGGAGTATAATTAGCATTAGACAAAGTCCTGTGCCCGCAGCCTTCTTCGCTTGAACTTCGCTTTTACTTCCTGCAACCCAAGTGCCACCTTGCGGGGGATTAGAAACAACGGATAAAGGGACCGTCAGTGCAAGTGCAGCGGGCAAGGTTAACGATAGGGTGTAACGACAAAGCCGGTGCAGGAGCTCGTCACGATCGATTGCAATCGTGCGATGCGTGCTTCGAACGCTCGTCCTAGCATAAACACATGATTCAGGCGGCGGTACTGCgctaaaaatcaatcaatcgtatCGTGATCGAGCAGCGATCGAGTGACGGTTATAGCTCGAGCATCgaaaattaatcgaaaatcATATTGCAACACCAAGTGCCATCGACTGTGGTGCAGTGCCGCCGCAAGGTCCAGGGTCTCACGATTTTGTGATCACACATAAACGCACAGACGCCACACCCTTgcacccccggtggggggccactggccactggtaatatttttattcatttcgaCTTCGATGAAGGTCGCTTGGTTGCCCGTTTGGAATCCTTTTACAACGCGATGGCATTGACGGCATTGACATCGTACCCTCAAGCGAGGCGCGAGTTgtctgctttttcttttcttcttttgcagaaagaagaagagagtgaacgaaagagagctgattgcacaccgcacacaatgGTCGTCTGCTGAGAAGAGTATCTGTGCTACgactcgatcgcgatcgtgttATCTTGTAGTGCAGAGTGGAGGTCTACAGAGCCACCACGGTACCATTCGCCATGCTAGTATGTTGCAAAATGGACGGCTCACATGGTTCCACAGCGCGCATTGCATCAGCAGCGGCCCGCTTTACTATTTGTAATTTGTCATAGAgtgccgttccgttctttcCAGCACGGTTGGCCATTCTCACCGCAATTCTGGTTTGTGCAAACGAACCGCGGCCGGTCTGGCGATTGTCTCGATTGCTCCCTCTTTAGGCGTGTGACTGGCGCTGCAACAGACAATCGCCATCAATCATCACATTAACCACGGCATTCCATCATCTGCCGGCTATATTTAGTCAGTGTGCCACGTATTGCACCGTGCGCAGACACCTTTGCGAGGGTTGCAGTAGCTTCATTAAGCAACGGAACTGCCATTTCCCGGATACGGTTATAGCCGTCACGGACCAAATAGCGAAGTGATTAGGCtgccgcccaaaaaaaacacatcgtgGACAATGAAGACAAGGGTGTGGACGAGGCATTTGCCTTCGATCGCCGTCTCATTCAATCGATGCGatagtttcccttttttccgattcggaaaaccacaaaaaggccaagaaaaatgaagaaaacgcAGCGAACTCAGCCCATTCAGCGCTGCTGCCGATTTCTAATCGCCAacggattttcttttctctccgcCAGCCTCGTACATTCTTCCGTGCCGGCGGAATGACCCGGAGATCAACAAGTGCATCCGGAATTCGCTCAACTTTGTCAAACCGTACGTGGCGCGTGGACTGCCCGAGCTGAAGACACCGGCCCTGGAGCCGCTCCGCATCGAGGAGCTGGCGATGGAAAACAATGCCGGGGCGGTGCGGATAAAAGCTCTCTTCACCGACATTGTCGCGCAGGGAGCGGGCAACTACACGATCAAGGAGGTGCGCAGTGATCTGAAGAAGCTGCGGATCGACATGAGCATCGGTATTCCGCGCGTGGAGACGCGTGGCAAGTACGAGGTCATCGGgaacgtgctgctgttgccggtgcgATCGAACGGCGAGTTTTGGACCGAGTTCAGTAAGTAGCGCTCTGAAACCGGAAGCATTCTGGTTGCCTGGGGTTTGTGCAAACGAAACGTAATCGTTTCTcccttattttttttcctgcaccTCCGCCTCGGTAGCTGACATCAGTGCCATTGCCAAGATCTACGGCAAACAGATCGAACGGGACGGTGAAACGTTCATGGGCATCGACAAGATCACGATCGACTTCACGATGAAGAACGCTCGCTTCAAGGTGAAGGATCACGTCAACACGCAGAACGTGCTCGGTAAGTACTGTCCAGCCGTCCAGTGGTTAAGGAATGGGGAAGGAATGTTTTCGCTAACAATCTGCAacctctctttatctcttcaTTCGCCGCAGGTGAGGCTATCAACCAGTTCCTCAACCAGAACGCGAACGAGCTGATCCAAGAGATGAGACCAGCGGCCTCCCAGAGTATTGGAAAGCTGTTCCGGAAGTTCTTGAACGATGCCTTCACCAACCTGCCGACGCGGTTGTGGCTGCTTGACGACTAAGAGCTCTCGTCACACTCGTCTCACCATTaatcttccttctctctttcccttcccctGGTCCTCCTTCCTCACTGTGTCCCTTCCATGTCAATCTCCACGCTAGCATTAACTTGTTCTTAGAGCATAA is a window of Anopheles aquasalis chromosome 2, idAnoAquaMG_Q_19, whole genome shotgun sequence DNA encoding:
- the LOC126570812 gene encoding protein takeout-like, with product MRSLQMFVPGALLAWSCLIVLASAATVYERPSYILPCRRNDPEINKCIRNSLNFVKPYVARGLPELKTPALEPLRIEELAMENNAGAVRIKALFTDIVAQGAGNYTIKEVRSDLKKLRIDMSIGIPRVETRGKYEVIGNVLLLPVRSNGEFWTEFTDISAIAKIYGKQIERDGETFMGIDKITIDFTMKNARFKVKDHVNTQNVLGEAINQFLNQNANELIQEMRPAASQSIGKLFRKFLNDAFTNLPTRLWLLDD